Proteins from a genomic interval of Capsicum annuum cultivar UCD-10X-F1 chromosome 4, UCD10Xv1.1, whole genome shotgun sequence:
- the LOC107867425 gene encoding transcription factor bHLH96: MALETVIYNQESFGYGCKEYYNIPASNNNLGNFNYNYELDILQGGEGEMSFTSLLDTNINKEESSSSLMYNNSTREYNNWDPNSSMEDHQLFMEASPAAVMGTPTARAAAAASGRRKRRRTRSCKNKEELENQRMTHIAVERNRRKQMNEYLAVIKSLMPASYVQRGDQASIIGGAINFVKELEHHLQTLEAQKRSHSLKQQEEQQHSDNHGSSSTPLFADYFAFPQYSTHSKSTTPAAAAGAAAAGCDSPLAKEKMFALADIEVSMAESHANLKILSKRRPKQLLKIVAGLQCLWLNVLHLNVTTVDQMVLYSLSLKLEEGCQLTTADEIADSVNQLLGRIQEEAAST, translated from the exons atggCATTAGAAACAGTCATTTACAATCAAGAATCATTTGGGTACGGTTGCAAAGAGTACTATAATATTCCAGCTAGTAATAATAATTTGGGTAATTTTAATTATAACTATGAGTTGGATATATTAcaaggaggagaaggagaaatgTCATTTACAAGCTTATTGGATACTAATATTAATAAGGAGGAATCTTCATCATCACTAATGTACAACAACAGCACTAGAGAGTACAACAATTGGGATCCAAATTCTTCTATGGAAGATCATCAGCTATTTATGGAAGCATCTCCGGCGGCCGTAATGGGAACTCCGACGGCCAGGGCGGCCGCCGCTGCTTCCGGCCGCCGGAAAAGACGACGGACGAGAAGTTGTAAAAATAAAGAGGAATTGGAGAACCAAAGAATGACACACATTGCTGTTGAACGAAATCGACGTAAACAGATGAATGAGTATCTTGCTGTTATTAAATCTTTAATGCCAGCTTCCTATGTTCAAAGG GGGGACCAAGCATCAATAATTGGAGGAGCCATAAACTTTGTGAAAGAGCTAGAACATCATCTTCAAACCCTAGAAGCTCAAAAGAGAAGCCAttctctaaaacaacaagaagaacaacaacattcAGATAATCATGGCTCATCATCAACTCCACTATTTGCTGATTACTTCGCCTTTCCGCAGTACTCAACTCATTCCAAAAGTACTACTCCGGCGGCAGCAGCAGGAGCAGCTGCTGCCGGATGTGACTCTCCCTTGGCCAAGGAGAAAATGTTCGCGTTGGCGGACATTGAAGTTAGCATGGCGGAGAGCCATGCcaatctcaagatactatcaAAGAGAAGACCAAAACAGCTATTGAAAATAGTAGCTGGGCTTCAGTGTTTATGGCTCAATGTACTACATCTCAATGTCACCACTGTTGACCAAATGGTTCTTTACTCCCTCAGTCTCAAG CTAGAGGAAGGGTGCCAGCTTACTACTGCAGATGAAATTGCTGATTCTGTTAATCAATTGTTGGGTAGAATTCAAGAGGAAGCTGCTTCAACCTGA
- the LOC107867426 gene encoding craniofacial development protein 1 isoform X2 produces MSMGSKTFPNKMLHAFLTRRCSPKKLDHKNNVFTFMLLLPERKARMDAVWQQMNKGVSTKTLYSIINKPTSASNKTSSKRSSKSSSSSWMTVLGLSQKKTSEPGSSTPEKCLRTTQNETSEEAKKLAAAALSAVKDAATAAASAGRGKVITEVRDFAGEEVEIKKYVDANSAEASDKGKGPAAPASAVDMILEQIKKKQKLSVLDKTKKDWEGFKGENEGMEDELDAYKKSSNQYLDKVGFLERADYRAFERERDARLAMQAKRKAESMREEDY; encoded by the exons ATGTCGATGGGTTCCAAAACATTCCCAAACAAGATGCTGCATGCGTTCCTGACACGCAGATGCAGCCCGAAGAAATTG GATCACAAGAACAATGTTTTCACCTTTATGCTTCTGCTTCCAGAAAGGAAAGCTCGGATGGATGCTGTTTGGCAACAAATGAATAAAGGAGTGTCTACGAAGACCCTGTACTCCATAATAAACAAGCCTACTTCAGCATCAAATAAAACATCCTCAAAAAGATCGTCAAAATCGTCGTCTTCT AGTTGGATGACAGTACTGGGATTGTCCCAAAAGAAGACATCAGAGCCTGGAAGTAGTACACCAGAGAAGTGCCTAAGGACTACTCAAAATGAGACTAGCGAGGAGGCAAAGAAGCTTGCTGCTGCTGCTCTCTCTGCCGTAAAGGATGCTGCCACAGCTGCTGCCTCCGCAGGCCGGGGTAAAGTG ATTACTGAAGTACGAGATTTTgctggtgaagaagttgaaataaagaaatatgtTGATGCCAACTCAGCGGAAGCATCTGATAAAGGCAAAGGCCCTGCAGCACCTGCTTCTGCTGTTGATATGATCCttgaacaaataaaaaagaagcagAAGCTCAGTGTACTTGATAAGACAAAGAAAGACTGGGAGGGTTTCAAGGGAGAAAATGAAGGCATGGAAGACGAGCTGGATGCTTACAAGAAGAGTTCCAATCAGTATCTAGACAAGGTTGGTTTCTTAGAGCGTGCTGATTACCGAGCATTTGAGCGAGAGAGAGATGCTCGACTTGCAATGCAAGCAAAGAGGAAAGCAGAAAGTATGAGAGAAGAAGACTACTGA
- the LOC107867426 gene encoding craniofacial development protein 1 isoform X3, with product MQPEEIERKARMDAVWQQMNKGVSTKTLYSIINKPTSASNKTSSKRSSKSSSSSWMTVLGLSQKKTSEPGSSTPEKCLRTTQNETSEEAKKLAAAALSAVKDAATAAASAGRGKVITEVRDFAGEEVEIKKYVDANSAEASDKGKGPAAPASAVDMILEQIKKKQKLSVLDKTKKDWEGFKGENEGMEDELDAYKKSSNQYLDKVGFLERADYRAFERERDARLAMQAKRKAESMREEDY from the exons ATGCAGCCCGAAGAAATTG AAAGGAAAGCTCGGATGGATGCTGTTTGGCAACAAATGAATAAAGGAGTGTCTACGAAGACCCTGTACTCCATAATAAACAAGCCTACTTCAGCATCAAATAAAACATCCTCAAAAAGATCGTCAAAATCGTCGTCTTCT AGTTGGATGACAGTACTGGGATTGTCCCAAAAGAAGACATCAGAGCCTGGAAGTAGTACACCAGAGAAGTGCCTAAGGACTACTCAAAATGAGACTAGCGAGGAGGCAAAGAAGCTTGCTGCTGCTGCTCTCTCTGCCGTAAAGGATGCTGCCACAGCTGCTGCCTCCGCAGGCCGGGGTAAAGTG ATTACTGAAGTACGAGATTTTgctggtgaagaagttgaaataaagaaatatgtTGATGCCAACTCAGCGGAAGCATCTGATAAAGGCAAAGGCCCTGCAGCACCTGCTTCTGCTGTTGATATGATCCttgaacaaataaaaaagaagcagAAGCTCAGTGTACTTGATAAGACAAAGAAAGACTGGGAGGGTTTCAAGGGAGAAAATGAAGGCATGGAAGACGAGCTGGATGCTTACAAGAAGAGTTCCAATCAGTATCTAGACAAGGTTGGTTTCTTAGAGCGTGCTGATTACCGAGCATTTGAGCGAGAGAGAGATGCTCGACTTGCAATGCAAGCAAAGAGGAAAGCAGAAAGTATGAGAGAAGAAGACTACTGA
- the LOC107867426 gene encoding craniofacial development protein 1 isoform X1, which translates to MAELTAEAQLGQNNLENVDGFQNIPKQDAACVPDTQMQPEEIERKARMDAVWQQMNKGVSTKTLYSIINKPTSASNKTSSKRSSKSSSSSWMTVLGLSQKKTSEPGSSTPEKCLRTTQNETSEEAKKLAAAALSAVKDAATAAASAGRGKVITEVRDFAGEEVEIKKYVDANSAEASDKGKGPAAPASAVDMILEQIKKKQKLSVLDKTKKDWEGFKGENEGMEDELDAYKKSSNQYLDKVGFLERADYRAFERERDARLAMQAKRKAESMREEDY; encoded by the exons ATGGCTGAATTGACTGCAGAAGCACAGCTTGGTCAAA ATAATTTAGAGAATGTCGATGGGTTCCAAAACATTCCCAAACAAGATGCTGCATGCGTTCCTGACACGCAGATGCAGCCCGAAGAAATTG AAAGGAAAGCTCGGATGGATGCTGTTTGGCAACAAATGAATAAAGGAGTGTCTACGAAGACCCTGTACTCCATAATAAACAAGCCTACTTCAGCATCAAATAAAACATCCTCAAAAAGATCGTCAAAATCGTCGTCTTCT AGTTGGATGACAGTACTGGGATTGTCCCAAAAGAAGACATCAGAGCCTGGAAGTAGTACACCAGAGAAGTGCCTAAGGACTACTCAAAATGAGACTAGCGAGGAGGCAAAGAAGCTTGCTGCTGCTGCTCTCTCTGCCGTAAAGGATGCTGCCACAGCTGCTGCCTCCGCAGGCCGGGGTAAAGTG ATTACTGAAGTACGAGATTTTgctggtgaagaagttgaaataaagaaatatgtTGATGCCAACTCAGCGGAAGCATCTGATAAAGGCAAAGGCCCTGCAGCACCTGCTTCTGCTGTTGATATGATCCttgaacaaataaaaaagaagcagAAGCTCAGTGTACTTGATAAGACAAAGAAAGACTGGGAGGGTTTCAAGGGAGAAAATGAAGGCATGGAAGACGAGCTGGATGCTTACAAGAAGAGTTCCAATCAGTATCTAGACAAGGTTGGTTTCTTAGAGCGTGCTGATTACCGAGCATTTGAGCGAGAGAGAGATGCTCGACTTGCAATGCAAGCAAAGAGGAAAGCAGAAAGTATGAGAGAAGAAGACTACTGA